The Bombus pyrosoma isolate SC7728 linkage group LG3, ASM1482585v1, whole genome shotgun sequence genome has a segment encoding these proteins:
- the LOC122565775 gene encoding cyclic AMP-dependent transcription factor ATF-6 alpha isoform X2 produces MLINKDLQWNDSIESEIQQTFPDFEVMDSDCSLLSDDLFQSLSSELGIPLFFETEIPLKIDSGIDDSSINDDGIDNQIIEDIYIGEPSTNLKNSDLNVLQQSSVTDVDNDVKMEIKLEPGSPYIQLPLSPAPSQCESNRLDSLVETNSISSICDFKTSLETPPISPPQNVSPPISPQLISNTAIAKQIKFMPFKLQDTKESKFTLSKVNSTKRVRVQPKDNIQLVTDDQPQNAIFLNTQNFVALSQQIKQNYISYPFSTHFTSTNAIKKTQTSVQLPSVQIKTETNSIQLPQDNHVKVMNNIPSIYTSGKDQTINMIDTPLILKNDTARCTPIIVKNDLDTCRPIVIKTEKSNYTPIVIKNEMQDINFAGRQECEIKALKRQQRMIKNRESACLSRKKKKEYVSSLEKQIYELQQENKQLKMENINLKQKLSSLEHASASNKFKSISLNASKRNVAILLGMVVMVSLNVNGFKDIFSRNNQLDILSNDVPISAQYARHGRTLLWTSRDQTQEEDEDGFRKNISIPQPMCPMHINHSESIRLDYELRRWIGGKSDQDNWTTLKKAKLDAKLIGEILSSPPHAMQTKTKRKRNLAEKSKSEILRKTTDSSISNAVEVFSPIIKEHASLFEALGRRDDTFYVVWFSGEHLLLPASSKNSTGRPRMSLVLPALPMNETFSTPANHITMMQIDCEVTNTQLLHLQQSIIPNLKTTNRSESHTHQSDGVSDAVTADITKNYKPYFIKKSNHKMFQKKDFKDIYVDKNSKDYNKTTAYILKQKFISEFDLEEVKTELLKDLRRTDSSAKFTTSQKKQT; encoded by the exons ATGTtgataaataaagatttacaGTGGAATGATAGTATAGAATCTGAGATTCAACAAACGTTTCCGGATTTTGAAGTCATGG acTCTGATTGTTCCCTTCTTTCAGACGATTTATTTCAGTCTTTAAGTTCTGAATTAGGCATTCCTTTGTTCTTTGAAACTGAAATACCTTTAAAGATAGATAGTGGTATTGATGATTCATCAATTAATGATGATGGTATCGATAATCAGATTatagaagatatatatataggggAGCCATctactaatttaaaaaattctgatttAAATGTTCTACAACAATCTTCAG TTACAGATGTAGATAATGAtgtgaaaatggaaattaaattggaaCCTGGAAGTCCTTATATTCAATTGCCTTTGTCTCCTGCACCAAGCCAATGCGAGTCTAATAGACTAGATTCACTAGTTGaaacaaattctatttcttccatttgtgATTTTAAG ACAAGTCTGGAAACACCACCCATCTCTCCTCCACAAAATGTTTCACCACCTATATCTCCACAACTGATTTCAAACACAGCTATTgcaaaacaaataaaatttatgccATTTAAACTTCAAGATACAAAAGAATCAAAATTTACCCTTTCTAAAGTAAATTCTACTAAACGTGTTCGGGTTCAACCAAAAGATAATATCCAACTTGTTACTGATG ACCAACCTCAGAATGctatatttttgaatacaCAAAATTTTGTTGCACTTAGTCAACAAATTaagcaaaattatatatcatatccTTTCAGTACTCATTTTACATCAACTAATGCAATTAAGAAAACTCAAACGTCAGTACAGCTCCCATCGGTGCAAATAAAAACTGAAACAAATTCAATTCAACTACCACAAGATAATCATGTGAAAGTAATGAATAATATCCCTAGCATATATACGTCAGGAAAAgatcaaacaataaatatgATTGATACACCTTTGATTCTTAAGAATGACACAGCTAGATGTACTcctataattgtaaaaaatgatttGGATACATGTAGGCCAATAGTAATTAAAACAGAGAAATCAAATTATACTCCAATtgttataaagaatgaaatgcaAGATATCAACTTTGCTGGGCGgcaagaatgtgaaataaaagcATTGAAAAGGCAGCAAAGGATGATAAAAAATAGAGAGTCAGCTTGTCTATCgcggaaaaaaaagaaggagtaTGTATCTTCATTAGAAAAACAGATTTATGAGTTGCAGCAAGAAAATAAGCaattaaaaatg gaaaatataaacttaAAACAGAAGCTTTCATCCTTGGAACATGCAAGTGctagtaataaatttaaaagtataagtCTAAATGCGAGTAAAAGGAATGTTGCTATTCTTTTAGGAATGGTTGTTATGGTATCATTAAACGTTAATGGTTTCAA GGATATATTTTCGCGAAATAATCAGTTGGATATATTATCTAATGACGTTCCAATTAGCGCACAATATGCAAGACATGGAAGAACGCTACTCTGGACATCTAGAGATCAAACtcaagaagaagatgaagatgggtttcgtaaaaatatatcgataccACAACCTATGTGTCCAATGCATATTAATCACAGTGAATCAATCCGTTTAGATTATGAATTGAGACGCTGGATCGGTGGAAAGTCTGATCAAGATAATTGGACTACGttgaaaaaagcaaaattgGATGCGAAGCTTATAGGAGAGATTCTATCTTCGCCTCCGCATGCAATGCAAACTAAAACTAAACGTAAACGTAACTTAGCAGAAAAAAGTAAATCTGAGATACTTCGAAAGACAACTGATTCATCGATATCGAACGCAGTGGAAGTTTTTTCTCcaataataaaagaacatGCTTCTTTGTTTGAAGCTTTAGGAAGGAGAGACGATACCTTTTATGTAGTTTGGTTTAGTGGAGAACATTTGCTTTTGCCGGCTTCAAGCAAAAATAGCACAGGCAGACCAAGGATGTCGTTAGTTCTCCCTGCACTTCCTATGAATG AAACGTTTTCAACACCAGCAAATCATATAACTATGATGCAAATTGATTGTGAAGTTACCAATACCCAATTATTGCATTTACAACAATCAATTATACCTAATTTGAAAACTACCAACAGATCTGAAAGTCATACTCATCAGTCAGATGGAGTATCTGATGCAGTAACAGCAGATATAACTAAGAACTACAAAccatattttatcaaaaaaagtAATCACAAAATGTTccaaaagaaagattttaaagACATATATGTTGATAAAAACAGTAAAGATTATAACAAGACAACCgcgtatatattaaaacagaaatttatttcagaatttGATTTAGAAGAGGTGAAAACTGAATTGTTAAAAGATTTGAGAAGAACTGATTCTTCTGCGAAGTTTACGACATCACAAAAAAAACAAACGTGA
- the LOC122565775 gene encoding cyclic AMP-dependent transcription factor ATF-6 alpha isoform X5: protein MLINKDLQWNDSIESEIQQTFPDFEVMDSDCSLLSDDLFQSLSSELGIPLFFETEIPLKIDSGIDDSSINDDGIDNQIIEDIYIGEPSTNLKNSDLNVLQQSSAVTDVDNDVKMEIKLEPGSPYIQLPLSPAPSQCESNRLDSLVETNSISSICDFKTSLETPPISPPQNVSPPISPQLISNTAIAKQIKFMPFKLQDTKESKFTLSKVNSTKRVRVQPKDNIQLVTDDQPQNAIFLNTQNFVALSQQIKQNYISYPFSTHFTSTNAIKKTQTSVQLPSVQIKTETNSIQLPQDNHVKVMNNIPSIYTSGKDQTINMIDTPLILKNDTARCTPIIVKNDLDTCRPIVIKTEKSNYTPIVIKNEMQDINFAGRQECEIKALKRQQRMIKNRESACLSRKKKKEYVSSLEKQIYELQQENKQLKMENINLKQKLSSLEHASASNKFKSISLNASKRNVAILLGMVVMVSLNVNGFKDIFSRNNQLDILSNDVPISAQYARHGRTLLWTSRDQTQEEDEDGFRKNISIPQPMCPMHINHSESIRLDYELRRWIGGKSDQDNWTTLKKAKLDAKLIGEILSSPPHAMQTKTKRKRNLAEKSKSEILRKTTDSSISNAVEVFSPIIKEHASLFEALGRRDDTFYVVWFSGEHLLLPASSKNSTGRPRMSLVLPALPMNETFSTPANHITMMQIDCEVTNTQLLHLQQSIIPNLKTTNRSESHTHQSDGVSDAVTADITKNYKPYFIKKKFDLEEVKTELLKDLRRTDSSAKFTTSQKKQT from the exons ATGTtgataaataaagatttacaGTGGAATGATAGTATAGAATCTGAGATTCAACAAACGTTTCCGGATTTTGAAGTCATGG acTCTGATTGTTCCCTTCTTTCAGACGATTTATTTCAGTCTTTAAGTTCTGAATTAGGCATTCCTTTGTTCTTTGAAACTGAAATACCTTTAAAGATAGATAGTGGTATTGATGATTCATCAATTAATGATGATGGTATCGATAATCAGATTatagaagatatatatataggggAGCCATctactaatttaaaaaattctgatttAAATGTTCTACAACAATCTTCAG CAGTTACAGATGTAGATAATGAtgtgaaaatggaaattaaattggaaCCTGGAAGTCCTTATATTCAATTGCCTTTGTCTCCTGCACCAAGCCAATGCGAGTCTAATAGACTAGATTCACTAGTTGaaacaaattctatttcttccatttgtgATTTTAAG ACAAGTCTGGAAACACCACCCATCTCTCCTCCACAAAATGTTTCACCACCTATATCTCCACAACTGATTTCAAACACAGCTATTgcaaaacaaataaaatttatgccATTTAAACTTCAAGATACAAAAGAATCAAAATTTACCCTTTCTAAAGTAAATTCTACTAAACGTGTTCGGGTTCAACCAAAAGATAATATCCAACTTGTTACTGATG ACCAACCTCAGAATGctatatttttgaatacaCAAAATTTTGTTGCACTTAGTCAACAAATTaagcaaaattatatatcatatccTTTCAGTACTCATTTTACATCAACTAATGCAATTAAGAAAACTCAAACGTCAGTACAGCTCCCATCGGTGCAAATAAAAACTGAAACAAATTCAATTCAACTACCACAAGATAATCATGTGAAAGTAATGAATAATATCCCTAGCATATATACGTCAGGAAAAgatcaaacaataaatatgATTGATACACCTTTGATTCTTAAGAATGACACAGCTAGATGTACTcctataattgtaaaaaatgatttGGATACATGTAGGCCAATAGTAATTAAAACAGAGAAATCAAATTATACTCCAATtgttataaagaatgaaatgcaAGATATCAACTTTGCTGGGCGgcaagaatgtgaaataaaagcATTGAAAAGGCAGCAAAGGATGATAAAAAATAGAGAGTCAGCTTGTCTATCgcggaaaaaaaagaaggagtaTGTATCTTCATTAGAAAAACAGATTTATGAGTTGCAGCAAGAAAATAAGCaattaaaaatg gaaaatataaacttaAAACAGAAGCTTTCATCCTTGGAACATGCAAGTGctagtaataaatttaaaagtataagtCTAAATGCGAGTAAAAGGAATGTTGCTATTCTTTTAGGAATGGTTGTTATGGTATCATTAAACGTTAATGGTTTCAA GGATATATTTTCGCGAAATAATCAGTTGGATATATTATCTAATGACGTTCCAATTAGCGCACAATATGCAAGACATGGAAGAACGCTACTCTGGACATCTAGAGATCAAACtcaagaagaagatgaagatgggtttcgtaaaaatatatcgataccACAACCTATGTGTCCAATGCATATTAATCACAGTGAATCAATCCGTTTAGATTATGAATTGAGACGCTGGATCGGTGGAAAGTCTGATCAAGATAATTGGACTACGttgaaaaaagcaaaattgGATGCGAAGCTTATAGGAGAGATTCTATCTTCGCCTCCGCATGCAATGCAAACTAAAACTAAACGTAAACGTAACTTAGCAGAAAAAAGTAAATCTGAGATACTTCGAAAGACAACTGATTCATCGATATCGAACGCAGTGGAAGTTTTTTCTCcaataataaaagaacatGCTTCTTTGTTTGAAGCTTTAGGAAGGAGAGACGATACCTTTTATGTAGTTTGGTTTAGTGGAGAACATTTGCTTTTGCCGGCTTCAAGCAAAAATAGCACAGGCAGACCAAGGATGTCGTTAGTTCTCCCTGCACTTCCTATGAATG AAACGTTTTCAACACCAGCAAATCATATAACTATGATGCAAATTGATTGTGAAGTTACCAATACCCAATTATTGCATTTACAACAATCAATTATACCTAATTTGAAAACTACCAACAGATCTGAAAGTCATACTCATCAGTCAGATGGAGTATCTGATGCAGTAACAGCAGATATAACTAAGAACTACAAAccatattttatcaaaaaaa aatttGATTTAGAAGAGGTGAAAACTGAATTGTTAAAAGATTTGAGAAGAACTGATTCTTCTGCGAAGTTTACGACATCACAAAAAAAACAAACGTGA
- the LOC122565775 gene encoding cyclic AMP-dependent transcription factor ATF-6 alpha isoform X6: MLINKDLQWNDSIESEIQQTFPDFEVMDSDCSLLSDDLFQSLSSELGIPLFFETEIPLKIDSGIDDSSINDDGIDNQIIEDIYIGEPSTNLKNSDLNVLQQSSVTDVDNDVKMEIKLEPGSPYIQLPLSPAPSQCESNRLDSLVETNSISSICDFKTSLETPPISPPQNVSPPISPQLISNTAIAKQIKFMPFKLQDTKESKFTLSKVNSTKRVRVQPKDNIQLVTDDQPQNAIFLNTQNFVALSQQIKQNYISYPFSTHFTSTNAIKKTQTSVQLPSVQIKTETNSIQLPQDNHVKVMNNIPSIYTSGKDQTINMIDTPLILKNDTARCTPIIVKNDLDTCRPIVIKTEKSNYTPIVIKNEMQDINFAGRQECEIKALKRQQRMIKNRESACLSRKKKKEYVSSLEKQIYELQQENKQLKMENINLKQKLSSLEHASASNKFKSISLNASKRNVAILLGMVVMVSLNVNGFKDIFSRNNQLDILSNDVPISAQYARHGRTLLWTSRDQTQEEDEDGFRKNISIPQPMCPMHINHSESIRLDYELRRWIGGKSDQDNWTTLKKAKLDAKLIGEILSSPPHAMQTKTKRKRNLAEKSKSEILRKTTDSSISNAVEVFSPIIKEHASLFEALGRRDDTFYVVWFSGEHLLLPASSKNSTGRPRMSLVLPALPMNETFSTPANHITMMQIDCEVTNTQLLHLQQSIIPNLKTTNRSESHTHQSDGVSDAVTADITKNYKPYFIKKKFDLEEVKTELLKDLRRTDSSAKFTTSQKKQT; this comes from the exons ATGTtgataaataaagatttacaGTGGAATGATAGTATAGAATCTGAGATTCAACAAACGTTTCCGGATTTTGAAGTCATGG acTCTGATTGTTCCCTTCTTTCAGACGATTTATTTCAGTCTTTAAGTTCTGAATTAGGCATTCCTTTGTTCTTTGAAACTGAAATACCTTTAAAGATAGATAGTGGTATTGATGATTCATCAATTAATGATGATGGTATCGATAATCAGATTatagaagatatatatataggggAGCCATctactaatttaaaaaattctgatttAAATGTTCTACAACAATCTTCAG TTACAGATGTAGATAATGAtgtgaaaatggaaattaaattggaaCCTGGAAGTCCTTATATTCAATTGCCTTTGTCTCCTGCACCAAGCCAATGCGAGTCTAATAGACTAGATTCACTAGTTGaaacaaattctatttcttccatttgtgATTTTAAG ACAAGTCTGGAAACACCACCCATCTCTCCTCCACAAAATGTTTCACCACCTATATCTCCACAACTGATTTCAAACACAGCTATTgcaaaacaaataaaatttatgccATTTAAACTTCAAGATACAAAAGAATCAAAATTTACCCTTTCTAAAGTAAATTCTACTAAACGTGTTCGGGTTCAACCAAAAGATAATATCCAACTTGTTACTGATG ACCAACCTCAGAATGctatatttttgaatacaCAAAATTTTGTTGCACTTAGTCAACAAATTaagcaaaattatatatcatatccTTTCAGTACTCATTTTACATCAACTAATGCAATTAAGAAAACTCAAACGTCAGTACAGCTCCCATCGGTGCAAATAAAAACTGAAACAAATTCAATTCAACTACCACAAGATAATCATGTGAAAGTAATGAATAATATCCCTAGCATATATACGTCAGGAAAAgatcaaacaataaatatgATTGATACACCTTTGATTCTTAAGAATGACACAGCTAGATGTACTcctataattgtaaaaaatgatttGGATACATGTAGGCCAATAGTAATTAAAACAGAGAAATCAAATTATACTCCAATtgttataaagaatgaaatgcaAGATATCAACTTTGCTGGGCGgcaagaatgtgaaataaaagcATTGAAAAGGCAGCAAAGGATGATAAAAAATAGAGAGTCAGCTTGTCTATCgcggaaaaaaaagaaggagtaTGTATCTTCATTAGAAAAACAGATTTATGAGTTGCAGCAAGAAAATAAGCaattaaaaatg gaaaatataaacttaAAACAGAAGCTTTCATCCTTGGAACATGCAAGTGctagtaataaatttaaaagtataagtCTAAATGCGAGTAAAAGGAATGTTGCTATTCTTTTAGGAATGGTTGTTATGGTATCATTAAACGTTAATGGTTTCAA GGATATATTTTCGCGAAATAATCAGTTGGATATATTATCTAATGACGTTCCAATTAGCGCACAATATGCAAGACATGGAAGAACGCTACTCTGGACATCTAGAGATCAAACtcaagaagaagatgaagatgggtttcgtaaaaatatatcgataccACAACCTATGTGTCCAATGCATATTAATCACAGTGAATCAATCCGTTTAGATTATGAATTGAGACGCTGGATCGGTGGAAAGTCTGATCAAGATAATTGGACTACGttgaaaaaagcaaaattgGATGCGAAGCTTATAGGAGAGATTCTATCTTCGCCTCCGCATGCAATGCAAACTAAAACTAAACGTAAACGTAACTTAGCAGAAAAAAGTAAATCTGAGATACTTCGAAAGACAACTGATTCATCGATATCGAACGCAGTGGAAGTTTTTTCTCcaataataaaagaacatGCTTCTTTGTTTGAAGCTTTAGGAAGGAGAGACGATACCTTTTATGTAGTTTGGTTTAGTGGAGAACATTTGCTTTTGCCGGCTTCAAGCAAAAATAGCACAGGCAGACCAAGGATGTCGTTAGTTCTCCCTGCACTTCCTATGAATG AAACGTTTTCAACACCAGCAAATCATATAACTATGATGCAAATTGATTGTGAAGTTACCAATACCCAATTATTGCATTTACAACAATCAATTATACCTAATTTGAAAACTACCAACAGATCTGAAAGTCATACTCATCAGTCAGATGGAGTATCTGATGCAGTAACAGCAGATATAACTAAGAACTACAAAccatattttatcaaaaaaa aatttGATTTAGAAGAGGTGAAAACTGAATTGTTAAAAGATTTGAGAAGAACTGATTCTTCTGCGAAGTTTACGACATCACAAAAAAAACAAACGTGA
- the LOC122565775 gene encoding cyclic AMP-dependent transcription factor ATF-6 alpha isoform X4 has product MLINKDLQWNDSIESEIQQTFPDFEVMDDLFQSLSSELGIPLFFETEIPLKIDSGIDDSSINDDGIDNQIIEDIYIGEPSTNLKNSDLNVLQQSSVTDVDNDVKMEIKLEPGSPYIQLPLSPAPSQCESNRLDSLVETNSISSICDFKTSLETPPISPPQNVSPPISPQLISNTAIAKQIKFMPFKLQDTKESKFTLSKVNSTKRVRVQPKDNIQLVTDDQPQNAIFLNTQNFVALSQQIKQNYISYPFSTHFTSTNAIKKTQTSVQLPSVQIKTETNSIQLPQDNHVKVMNNIPSIYTSGKDQTINMIDTPLILKNDTARCTPIIVKNDLDTCRPIVIKTEKSNYTPIVIKNEMQDINFAGRQECEIKALKRQQRMIKNRESACLSRKKKKEYVSSLEKQIYELQQENKQLKMENINLKQKLSSLEHASASNKFKSISLNASKRNVAILLGMVVMVSLNVNGFKDIFSRNNQLDILSNDVPISAQYARHGRTLLWTSRDQTQEEDEDGFRKNISIPQPMCPMHINHSESIRLDYELRRWIGGKSDQDNWTTLKKAKLDAKLIGEILSSPPHAMQTKTKRKRNLAEKSKSEILRKTTDSSISNAVEVFSPIIKEHASLFEALGRRDDTFYVVWFSGEHLLLPASSKNSTGRPRMSLVLPALPMNETFSTPANHITMMQIDCEVTNTQLLHLQQSIIPNLKTTNRSESHTHQSDGVSDAVTADITKNYKPYFIKKSNHKMFQKKDFKDIYVDKNSKDYNKTTAYILKQKFISEFDLEEVKTELLKDLRRTDSSAKFTTSQKKQT; this is encoded by the exons ATGTtgataaataaagatttacaGTGGAATGATAGTATAGAATCTGAGATTCAACAAACGTTTCCGGATTTTGAAGTCATGG ACGATTTATTTCAGTCTTTAAGTTCTGAATTAGGCATTCCTTTGTTCTTTGAAACTGAAATACCTTTAAAGATAGATAGTGGTATTGATGATTCATCAATTAATGATGATGGTATCGATAATCAGATTatagaagatatatatataggggAGCCATctactaatttaaaaaattctgatttAAATGTTCTACAACAATCTTCAG TTACAGATGTAGATAATGAtgtgaaaatggaaattaaattggaaCCTGGAAGTCCTTATATTCAATTGCCTTTGTCTCCTGCACCAAGCCAATGCGAGTCTAATAGACTAGATTCACTAGTTGaaacaaattctatttcttccatttgtgATTTTAAG ACAAGTCTGGAAACACCACCCATCTCTCCTCCACAAAATGTTTCACCACCTATATCTCCACAACTGATTTCAAACACAGCTATTgcaaaacaaataaaatttatgccATTTAAACTTCAAGATACAAAAGAATCAAAATTTACCCTTTCTAAAGTAAATTCTACTAAACGTGTTCGGGTTCAACCAAAAGATAATATCCAACTTGTTACTGATG ACCAACCTCAGAATGctatatttttgaatacaCAAAATTTTGTTGCACTTAGTCAACAAATTaagcaaaattatatatcatatccTTTCAGTACTCATTTTACATCAACTAATGCAATTAAGAAAACTCAAACGTCAGTACAGCTCCCATCGGTGCAAATAAAAACTGAAACAAATTCAATTCAACTACCACAAGATAATCATGTGAAAGTAATGAATAATATCCCTAGCATATATACGTCAGGAAAAgatcaaacaataaatatgATTGATACACCTTTGATTCTTAAGAATGACACAGCTAGATGTACTcctataattgtaaaaaatgatttGGATACATGTAGGCCAATAGTAATTAAAACAGAGAAATCAAATTATACTCCAATtgttataaagaatgaaatgcaAGATATCAACTTTGCTGGGCGgcaagaatgtgaaataaaagcATTGAAAAGGCAGCAAAGGATGATAAAAAATAGAGAGTCAGCTTGTCTATCgcggaaaaaaaagaaggagtaTGTATCTTCATTAGAAAAACAGATTTATGAGTTGCAGCAAGAAAATAAGCaattaaaaatg gaaaatataaacttaAAACAGAAGCTTTCATCCTTGGAACATGCAAGTGctagtaataaatttaaaagtataagtCTAAATGCGAGTAAAAGGAATGTTGCTATTCTTTTAGGAATGGTTGTTATGGTATCATTAAACGTTAATGGTTTCAA GGATATATTTTCGCGAAATAATCAGTTGGATATATTATCTAATGACGTTCCAATTAGCGCACAATATGCAAGACATGGAAGAACGCTACTCTGGACATCTAGAGATCAAACtcaagaagaagatgaagatgggtttcgtaaaaatatatcgataccACAACCTATGTGTCCAATGCATATTAATCACAGTGAATCAATCCGTTTAGATTATGAATTGAGACGCTGGATCGGTGGAAAGTCTGATCAAGATAATTGGACTACGttgaaaaaagcaaaattgGATGCGAAGCTTATAGGAGAGATTCTATCTTCGCCTCCGCATGCAATGCAAACTAAAACTAAACGTAAACGTAACTTAGCAGAAAAAAGTAAATCTGAGATACTTCGAAAGACAACTGATTCATCGATATCGAACGCAGTGGAAGTTTTTTCTCcaataataaaagaacatGCTTCTTTGTTTGAAGCTTTAGGAAGGAGAGACGATACCTTTTATGTAGTTTGGTTTAGTGGAGAACATTTGCTTTTGCCGGCTTCAAGCAAAAATAGCACAGGCAGACCAAGGATGTCGTTAGTTCTCCCTGCACTTCCTATGAATG AAACGTTTTCAACACCAGCAAATCATATAACTATGATGCAAATTGATTGTGAAGTTACCAATACCCAATTATTGCATTTACAACAATCAATTATACCTAATTTGAAAACTACCAACAGATCTGAAAGTCATACTCATCAGTCAGATGGAGTATCTGATGCAGTAACAGCAGATATAACTAAGAACTACAAAccatattttatcaaaaaaagtAATCACAAAATGTTccaaaagaaagattttaaagACATATATGTTGATAAAAACAGTAAAGATTATAACAAGACAACCgcgtatatattaaaacagaaatttatttcagaatttGATTTAGAAGAGGTGAAAACTGAATTGTTAAAAGATTTGAGAAGAACTGATTCTTCTGCGAAGTTTACGACATCACAAAAAAAACAAACGTGA